Proteins co-encoded in one Zonotrichia leucophrys gambelii isolate GWCS_2022_RI unplaced genomic scaffold, RI_Zleu_2.0 Scaffold_160_108128, whole genome shotgun sequence genomic window:
- the LOC135461066 gene encoding olfactory receptor 14J1-like, translated as MFFFLLNLALTDLGSICTTVPKAIHNALWDTRNISYSGCAAQLFFFLFFIGAEYYLLTIMCYDRYVSICKPLHYGTLLSSRTCAHMAAAAWASAFLNALIHTAGTFSLPLCHGSALGQFFCEIPQILKLSCSKSYLRELGFLAVTASLSFGCFVFIVFSYVQIFRAVLRIPSEQGRHKAFSTCLPHLAVLSLLFTTAVFSHLKPPSISSPSLDVTLSVLYSVVPPALNPLIYSLRNQELKAAVWKLMTGWFQKQ; from the coding sequence atgttcttcttcctgctcaacctggccctcactgacctgggctccatctgcaccactgtccccaaagccataCACAAtgccctctgggacaccaggaacatctcctactcaggatgtgctgctcagctctttttctttctgttcttcattgGAGCTGAGTACTatctcctgaccatcatgtgctacgaccgctatgtgtccatctgcaaacccctgcactacgggaccctcctgagcagcagaacttgtgcccacatggcagcagctgcctgggccagtgcctttctcaatgctctcatTCACACTGCCggtacattttccctgcccctgtgccatggcagtgccctgggccagttcttctgtgaaatcccacagatcctcaagctctcctgctctaaatcctacctcagggaacttgggtTTCTTGCTGTTACTGCCTCTTTATCATTTGGTTGTTTTgtattcattgttttctcctatgtgcagatcttcagagCTGTGCTTAGGATCCCATCTGAGCAGGGACgacacaaagccttttccacctgccttcctcacctggctgtgctctctctGTTATTCAccactgctgtgttttctcaCTTGAAacccccctccatctcctccccatccctggatgtgacCCTGTCAGTCCTCTACTCAGTggtccctccagccctgaatcccctcatctacagcctgagaaaccaggagctcaaggctgcagtgtggaaactgatgactggatggtttCAGAAACAATAA